A window of Aquibium oceanicum genomic DNA:
CCATGTGGCAGATGACGGGCTTCTATCTCGGCTGGCTGGGTGAGCCCGGCAAGGGCATGGCGCTCTCCACCGGCGAGGTGAAGTTCAAGGGAATGGTCACGCCGTCGGTCAAGCTCGTCGAGTACGGCGTCGACTTCAAGCGCGTCATGCGCGGACGGCTGGTACTGGGCATCGCCGACGGCTGGCTGAAGGCCGACGGAGAGACCATCTACCAGGCAACGGACCTCAAGGTCGGCCTGTCGAAACAGAGCGCGGCCTGATCGGCCATCGATGAGTTCAGGTCGCAGTCGCGGTTCGCAAGGCCGCGCAGCGGGAAGGAGCCCAACATGAGACGCGTCGTCGTGACCGGTCTTGGTATCGTGTCCTCGATAGGCAACAACGCCGATGAGGTGCAGGCGTCCCTGCGCGATGCCCGCTCGGGCATCAGCTTCTCCGATTCCTTTGCCGAGCACGGGTTCCGCTGCCAGGTATGGGGCAATCCCACCCTCGATCCCGCCGAGCTCGTCGACCGCCGCGCCATGCGCTTCCTCTCCAAGGGCGCGGGCTGGAACCATGTCGCCATGGAACAGGCGATCGCCGACGCGGGGCTGGAATCCTCCGACGTCACCAACGAGCGCACCGGCATCATCATGGGGTCCGGCGGACCCTCGACGAAGACGATCGTCGAAGCCGCCGAAACCACGGTCAAGAACGGCAGCCCCAAGCGCATCGGCCCCTTCGCCGTGCCCAAGGCGATGTCGTCGACCGCCTCGGCGACGCTCGCCACCTGGTTCAAGATCCACGGCGTGAACTATTCGATCTCGTCGGCCTGCTCCACCTCGGCGCATTGCAT
This region includes:
- the fabA gene encoding 3-hydroxyacyl-[acyl-carrier-protein] dehydratase FabA, which codes for MADRKSSYGYEELLACARGELFGPGNAQLPAPPMLMFDRITEISETGGAHGKGCIRAEFDIKPDLWFFACHFIGNPIMPGCLGLDAMWQMTGFYLGWLGEPGKGMALSTGEVKFKGMVTPSVKLVEYGVDFKRVMRGRLVLGIADGWLKADGETIYQATDLKVGLSKQSAA